One window from the genome of Thermus sediminis encodes:
- a CDS encoding Nif3-like dinuclear metal center hexameric protein, with product MDRDELVRYLDAYLRLGDFPQDPSLNGLQVEGKPVVTKVGSAVDAGEAIFKRALEEGVDFLLVHHGLFWGKPFPIVGHHRRRIELLFRGGISLYAAHLPLDAHPEVGNNFVLARELGLLDLMPWDVGVKGRFPLPTPLLQVADRLGQLTGMQPLVHQGGMDRVETAIVVSGSGTGLLPKVYADLFVTGEPKHAAFHETFERGLNVIYAGHYDTETFGVKALAKHLQERFGLPWVFLDHPTGL from the coding sequence GTGGACCGGGACGAGCTGGTGCGCTATCTGGATGCCTACCTGCGCCTTGGGGACTTCCCCCAGGACCCCTCCCTAAACGGCCTGCAGGTGGAGGGAAAGCCCGTGGTGACCAAGGTGGGGTCGGCGGTGGACGCGGGGGAGGCCATCTTCAAAAGGGCCCTGGAGGAGGGCGTGGACTTCCTTTTGGTCCACCACGGCCTTTTCTGGGGGAAGCCCTTCCCCATCGTGGGCCACCACAGGAGGCGGATTGAGCTCCTTTTCCGAGGGGGCATAAGCCTCTACGCCGCCCACCTTCCCCTAGACGCCCACCCCGAGGTGGGCAACAACTTCGTCCTGGCCCGGGAGCTGGGGCTCCTGGACCTCATGCCCTGGGACGTGGGGGTAAAGGGGCGGTTTCCCCTGCCCACCCCCCTCCTCCAGGTGGCCGACCGCCTGGGCCAGCTCACGGGGATGCAGCCCCTGGTCCACCAGGGGGGGATGGACCGGGTGGAGACGGCCATCGTCGTGTCGGGCTCGGGCACGGGCCTCCTCCCCAAGGTGTATGCCGACCTCTTCGTCACCGGAGAGCCCAAGCACGCCGCCTTCCACGAGACCTTTGAGCGGGGATTAAACGTCATCTACGCGGGGCACTACGACACGGAGACCTTCGGGGTCAAGGCCCTAGCAAAGCATCTCCAGGAGCGCTTCGGCCTCCCCTGGGTCTTCCTGGACCACCCCACGGGGCTTTAG
- the tmk gene encoding dTMP kinase: MAGLFLTLEGLDGAGKSTQARLLAAFLEARGLKVVLTHEPGGGLPKVRELLLGKELSPEAEYLLLSADRAEHVRQVILPSLEAGAWVVSDRYLDSSLAYQGFGRGLPLPWLLAVAREATLGLTPRLTFLLDLPPEEALGRVGGGDRLERAGLPFFRRVREGYLRLAEGEPHRFVVLDARQAVEGVARAIQAHLLPLLP; the protein is encoded by the coding sequence ATGGCGGGCCTCTTCCTGACCCTCGAGGGCCTGGACGGGGCGGGCAAGTCCACCCAGGCCCGCCTCCTCGCCGCCTTCCTAGAGGCGAGGGGCCTAAAGGTGGTCCTCACCCACGAGCCCGGCGGAGGGCTTCCCAAGGTGAGGGAACTCCTTCTGGGGAAGGAGCTCTCCCCAGAGGCGGAGTACCTCCTCCTGAGCGCCGACCGGGCGGAGCACGTGCGCCAGGTGATCCTCCCCAGCCTGGAGGCGGGGGCCTGGGTGGTCTCGGACCGCTATCTGGACTCCAGCCTGGCCTACCAGGGCTTTGGCCGGGGCCTCCCCCTCCCCTGGCTTCTCGCGGTGGCCCGGGAGGCCACTTTGGGCCTTACCCCTCGCCTCACCTTCCTCTTGGACCTCCCCCCGGAGGAGGCCTTGGGGCGGGTGGGGGGGGGCGACCGCCTGGAGCGGGCGGGCCTTCCCTTCTTCAGGAGGGTGCGGGAGGGGTATTTGCGGCTGGCGGAAGGGGAGCCCCACCGCTTCGTGGTCCTGGATGCCAGGCAGGCGGTGGAGGGGGTGGCGCGGGCAATCCAGGCCCACCTCCTGCCCCTTTTGCCATAA
- a CDS encoding DUF192 domain-containing protein, translated as MGLPNLAPAGLARKALLLGLLTLVALGQGLTFPRSSLYVEQGGRRHLLRVEVADTPERQAQGLMFRTALAEDEGMVFLFPSPTAGGFWMKNTLIPLSIAFFDRQGMILRILDMEPCRADPCPVYYPGVVYQGALEVNQGWFRRRGLTEGARVGGEALRFWPRAWSGALSSP; from the coding sequence ATGGGCCTCCCGAACCTAGCCCCCGCGGGGCTGGCCCGCAAAGCCCTGCTCCTTGGCCTGCTGACCCTTGTGGCCCTAGGTCAAGGCCTGACCTTTCCCAGGAGCTCCCTCTACGTGGAGCAGGGGGGCAGGCGCCACCTCCTCAGGGTGGAGGTGGCCGACACCCCCGAGCGCCAAGCCCAGGGCCTCATGTTCCGCACAGCCCTGGCGGAGGACGAGGGCATGGTCTTCCTCTTTCCCTCCCCCACGGCGGGGGGCTTTTGGATGAAGAACACCCTGATCCCCCTCTCCATCGCCTTCTTTGACCGCCAGGGGATGATCCTCCGCATCCTGGACATGGAGCCCTGCCGGGCCGACCCCTGCCCCGTCTACTACCCCGGGGTGGTCTACCAGGGGGCCCTGGAGGTCAACCAGGGCTGGTTCCGCCGCCGGGGCCTCACGGAGGGGGCCCGGGTGGGGGGTGAGGCCCTAAGGTTTTGGCCGAGAGCGTGGAGCGGAGCCCTTTCTTCCCCCTAG
- a CDS encoding DUF192 domain-containing protein, whose protein sequence is MERSPFFPLAAFVLLILLSVFSLLGHLLAARRPMGPPPLTGILVETAEGPRLLRGRLARSPQAWSRGLGVREEDLEALLHLFPQATDAPFSAEGYRFPVVVAFLDGQGWVLRVVRLEPGERFSPGTAYRGVLEVREKILTLEPGDRVVGPKAP, encoded by the coding sequence GTGGAGCGGAGCCCTTTCTTCCCCCTAGCGGCCTTCGTCCTCCTCATCCTTCTTTCCGTCTTCTCCCTGCTGGGCCACCTCCTGGCAGCCCGGCGCCCCATGGGACCGCCTCCCCTCACGGGCATCCTGGTGGAGACGGCGGAAGGTCCCCGCCTCCTCCGGGGCCGCCTGGCCCGCTCCCCCCAGGCCTGGAGCCGGGGCCTGGGGGTGAGGGAGGAGGACCTCGAGGCCCTCCTCCACCTCTTCCCCCAGGCCACGGATGCCCCCTTCAGCGCCGAGGGGTACCGTTTCCCCGTGGTGGTGGCCTTTCTGGACGGGCAGGGATGGGTGCTCCGGGTGGTCCGCTTGGAACCCGGGGAAAGGTTCAGCCCTGGCACCGCCTACCGGGGAGTGCTGGAGGTGCGGGAGAAGATCCTGACCCTTGAGCCTGGGGACCGCGTGGTGGGACCGAAAGCCCCCTAG
- a CDS encoding FmdB family zinc ribbon protein: protein MPVYVYKGLESGNYYEFEQGFHDEPLKAHPETGEPLKRVITPPAIIFKGSGWHVKDYAKKDTGKSEEGGTKE from the coding sequence ATGCCGGTCTACGTGTACAAGGGCTTGGAGAGCGGAAACTACTACGAGTTCGAGCAGGGCTTCCACGACGAACCCCTCAAGGCCCATCCGGAAACAGGGGAACCCCTCAAGCGGGTCATCACCCCCCCGGCCATCATCTTCAAGGGGTCGGGCTGGCACGTGAAGGACTACGCGAAAAAGGATACGGGGAAGTCGGAAGAGGGCGGGACCAAGGAGTAG
- a CDS encoding 5-formyltetrahydrofolate cyclo-ligase, translating to MDKPALRRWARGVWHTLDREALAAQVLGALLPWLRKGGFGNILLYHPLPCELDLTPLVEGYPARYYLPKVGGEGLTVHPFGPLAPGPFGLLEPTTEAVDPKVLDLVLVPGLAFDREGFRLGRGRGYYDRFLASVEAATLGAVPQALLLPRLPRDPWDVPVGFLATEEGVHQARRRRTP from the coding sequence GTGGACAAGCCCGCCCTCAGGCGCTGGGCCCGGGGGGTCTGGCACACCCTGGACCGGGAAGCCCTGGCGGCCCAGGTACTAGGAGCCCTCCTCCCCTGGCTCCGAAAGGGGGGTTTCGGGAATATTCTCCTATACCACCCGCTACCCTGCGAACTGGACCTCACCCCCTTGGTGGAGGGTTACCCCGCCCGCTACTACCTGCCCAAGGTAGGGGGAGAAGGGCTCACCGTCCATCCCTTCGGCCCCTTGGCCCCGGGGCCCTTTGGCCTTCTGGAGCCTACCACGGAGGCGGTGGACCCCAAGGTCCTGGACTTGGTCCTGGTGCCGGGCCTGGCCTTTGACCGGGAGGGTTTCCGCTTGGGCCGCGGCCGGGGCTACTACGACCGCTTCTTGGCCTCGGTGGAGGCGGCGACCCTGGGGGCGGTGCCTCAGGCCCTCCTCCTCCCCCGCCTCCCCCGGGACCCTTGGGACGTACCCGTGGGGTTTCTCGCCACGGAGGAGGGGGTGCACCAGGCCCGGCGCCGGCGCACCCCGTGA
- a CDS encoding type I phosphoribosyltransferase, which translates to METYPVSIGGVTRHVPLIEPLPGRRIPLVEFLGDPELVRAAAQALSPLVPRETELLFTTETSPIPLTHVLAEEMGLPYVVARRRRRPYMEDPIIQEVETLTLGVGEVLWLDRRFAEKLLNQRVTLVSDVVSSGETMKAMARMVLRTGGQVVACIAAFRQGNPSLEVATVAELPVL; encoded by the coding sequence GTGGAAACCTACCCTGTCAGCATTGGTGGCGTCACCCGGCACGTGCCCCTCATCGAGCCCCTTCCCGGGCGGCGCATCCCCCTGGTGGAGTTCCTGGGCGACCCTGAGCTGGTACGGGCTGCGGCCCAGGCCCTGAGTCCTCTGGTGCCCCGGGAGACCGAGCTCCTCTTCACCACCGAAACCAGCCCCATCCCCCTGACCCACGTGCTGGCCGAGGAGATGGGCCTCCCCTATGTGGTGGCCCGGAGGCGCCGCCGCCCCTACATGGAGGACCCCATCATCCAGGAGGTGGAGACCCTAACCCTGGGGGTAGGGGAGGTGCTCTGGCTGGACCGGCGCTTTGCCGAGAAGCTCCTCAACCAGAGGGTGACCCTGGTTTCCGATGTGGTTTCCAGCGGGGAGACCATGAAGGCTATGGCCAGGATGGTCCTCCGGACCGGGGGGCAGGTGGTGGCCTGCATCGCCGCCTTCAGGCAGGGCAACCCTTCCCTGGAGGTGGCCACTGTGGCCGAGCTCCCGGTTCTGTAG
- a CDS encoding phosphoribosyltransferase family protein produces the protein MRTYPVEIAGVKRELPIVQVGPDVAVALLNLLGDTELTEVAAEELAKRLPPEAETLVTPEVKAVPLAHALSRITGKPYVVARKTEKPYMINPISRQVLSITTGRPQLLVLDGADLPMVRGRKVAIVDDVVSTGSTLAGLRELLESVGGQVVAVLAVFTEGTPRQDVIALGHLPLFKPE, from the coding sequence GTGAGAACCTACCCTGTGGAGATCGCTGGGGTCAAGCGCGAGCTCCCCATCGTTCAGGTGGGACCCGACGTGGCCGTGGCCCTCTTGAACCTCCTGGGCGACACCGAGCTCACCGAGGTCGCCGCGGAGGAGCTGGCCAAGCGCCTGCCCCCCGAGGCGGAAACCCTGGTCACCCCTGAGGTCAAAGCGGTTCCCTTGGCCCATGCCCTTTCCCGAATCACCGGAAAGCCCTACGTGGTGGCCCGCAAGACGGAGAAGCCCTACATGATCAACCCCATAAGCCGCCAGGTGCTCTCCATCACCACGGGCAGGCCCCAGCTTTTGGTGTTGGACGGGGCGGATCTGCCCATGGTCCGGGGAAGGAAGGTGGCCATCGTGGACGACGTGGTTTCCACGGGCTCCACCCTAGCGGGCCTTCGGGAGCTCTTGGAGAGCGTGGGGGGCCAGGTGGTGGCCGTCCTTGCCGTTTTCACCGAGGGTACCCCCCGCCAGGACGTGATCGCCCTGGGCCACCTGCCCCTTTTCAAGCCAGAGTAG
- a CDS encoding bifunctional nuclease family protein yields MLGAKIETLGVDPQNGSVVVLLRTENEKLLPIVIGPLEGHHIMVALQGEKPPRPLTPDLLLSVMEMLQARLNRVEIIDLKEGTFYARLILEHRGIELEVDARPSDAMALALRAKAPILVAEEVVERAGVEEASLKPQGAAEA; encoded by the coding sequence ATGCTGGGCGCCAAGATTGAGACTCTGGGCGTGGACCCCCAGAACGGCAGCGTGGTGGTCCTGCTCAGGACGGAAAACGAGAAGCTTCTTCCCATCGTGATCGGCCCCCTGGAGGGCCACCACATCATGGTGGCCCTCCAGGGGGAAAAACCCCCCCGCCCCCTCACCCCAGACCTCCTCCTCTCCGTAATGGAGATGCTCCAGGCCAGGCTGAACCGGGTGGAGATCATCGACCTCAAAGAGGGCACCTTCTACGCCCGCCTCATCCTGGAACACCGAGGCATTGAGCTGGAAGTGGACGCCCGCCCCTCGGACGCCATGGCCCTGGCCCTGAGGGCCAAGGCCCCCATCCTGGTCGCCGAGGAGGTGGTGGAGCGGGCAGGGGTGGAGGAGGCCAGCCTCAAGCCCCAGGGAGCTGCGGAGGCCTAG
- a CDS encoding histidine triad nucleotide-binding protein, producing the protein MDCVFCRIIAGELPSRKVYEDGGFVAFHDIRPKAPVHVLVVPKEHIAKLSDYPDDEEGEGKLGALFRTANRVARVLGLEGYKLQVHVGEKGGQEVFHVHVHVMGG; encoded by the coding sequence ATGGACTGCGTCTTCTGCCGCATCATCGCCGGGGAGCTTCCTTCAAGGAAGGTCTACGAGGACGGGGGCTTCGTGGCCTTCCACGACATCCGGCCTAAGGCCCCAGTCCACGTCCTGGTGGTGCCCAAGGAGCACATCGCCAAGCTCTCCGACTACCCCGACGACGAGGAAGGGGAGGGGAAGCTGGGGGCCCTTTTCCGCACCGCCAACCGGGTGGCGCGGGTCTTGGGCCTAGAGGGGTACAAGCTCCAGGTGCACGTGGGGGAGAAGGGGGGGCAGGAGGTCTTCCACGTGCACGTCCACGTCATGGGTGGCTAG
- a CDS encoding MiaB/RimO family radical SAM methylthiotransferase — MRAAFRTLGCKVNQVETEALLGFLKALDPQVVPPEEGADLVVINTCAVTTTAEADARKEIRRARRYNPKAFIVVTGCYAELSPEEVKALGADAVVPNARKAELPRVILEHFGLPSDPITTPPNEFWGAGERGLLNSRVRAFLKVQDGCQVGCAYCIIPRLRGKERHRDHREALAEAEALLRLGIREIVLTGVRLGSYRGHPRGLAGLVEDLYHLGAKVRLSSIEPEDTGEELLRVIARYAPGVRPHLHLSLQTGSDRLLRLMGRRYDKAYYRALVQRAYGLIPGFALTTDVIAGLPTETEEEHGETLAFLEELRPTRVHAFTYTPRPKTRAASMPQVPVEVRKRRIRELIALAQRLAEERIRPKLGSQVEVLVERRQGGLLLGHTPDYYEARLEGEALPGETVLAQVRGVEGYTLLGRVVGVKEAASPNLPLSR, encoded by the coding sequence ATGCGGGCGGCCTTTCGCACCCTGGGGTGCAAGGTGAACCAGGTGGAGACCGAGGCCCTCCTGGGCTTCCTCAAGGCCTTGGACCCTCAGGTGGTGCCCCCAGAGGAAGGGGCCGATCTTGTGGTCATCAATACTTGCGCCGTGACCACCACCGCCGAGGCCGACGCCCGCAAGGAGATCCGCCGGGCCAGGCGGTATAACCCAAAGGCCTTCATCGTGGTCACGGGGTGCTACGCCGAGCTTTCCCCGGAGGAGGTGAAGGCCCTGGGGGCGGACGCCGTGGTCCCCAACGCCCGCAAGGCCGAGCTTCCCCGGGTGATCTTGGAGCACTTTGGCCTGCCCTCGGACCCCATCACCACTCCCCCCAACGAGTTCTGGGGGGCGGGGGAAAGGGGGCTTTTAAATAGCCGGGTCCGGGCCTTCCTCAAGGTCCAGGACGGGTGCCAGGTGGGGTGCGCTTACTGCATCATTCCCCGGCTTAGGGGTAAGGAAAGGCACCGGGACCACCGGGAAGCCCTGGCCGAGGCCGAGGCCCTCCTCCGCCTGGGCATCCGGGAGATCGTCCTCACCGGGGTGCGCCTGGGGAGCTACCGGGGGCACCCCCGGGGCCTTGCGGGCCTGGTGGAGGACCTCTACCACCTGGGGGCCAAGGTGCGCCTCTCCTCCATTGAGCCCGAGGACACGGGGGAGGAGCTCCTTCGGGTCATCGCCCGCTACGCCCCCGGGGTGCGCCCCCACCTTCACCTCTCCCTGCAGACGGGCTCGGACCGCCTCCTCAGGCTCATGGGCCGCCGCTACGACAAGGCCTACTACCGCGCCCTGGTCCAAAGGGCCTACGGGCTCATCCCCGGCTTCGCCCTCACCACGGACGTCATCGCGGGCCTGCCCACGGAGACCGAGGAGGAGCATGGGGAGACCCTGGCCTTCCTGGAGGAGCTCAGGCCCACCCGGGTCCACGCCTTCACCTATACCCCTAGGCCCAAGACCCGGGCCGCCTCCATGCCCCAGGTGCCCGTGGAGGTGAGGAAGCGCCGCATCCGAGAGCTCATCGCCTTAGCCCAGCGCCTGGCGGAGGAGAGGATAAGGCCCAAGCTGGGAAGCCAGGTGGAGGTCTTGGTGGAGCGGCGGCAAGGGGGGCTCCTCCTGGGCCACACCCCGGACTACTACGAGGCCCGCCTCGAGGGGGAGGCCCTCCCCGGGGAGACCGTTCTGGCCCAGGTGCGGGGGGTAGAGGGGTACACCCTTCTCGGGCGGGTGGTGGGGGTTAAGGAGGCGGCCTCCCCCAACCTGCCCCTTTCCCGCTAG